One genomic window of Plasmodium coatneyi strain Hackeri chromosome 12, complete sequence includes the following:
- a CDS encoding Reticulocyte binding protein 2-like protein B, whose protein sequence is MKPPWAVFLLLLLAHFLTCTNGLRKRVGGAPYDFLLGSRNNKQNETLIRRRHHEVRKKSVQKLKDVKDMHVGQLKVGRVANVVENEIFVKLKNDDNEQIIIKRENNYLLENELLYEYLYRNNFIDHAMYAKLMRKVTPQWKDQAPCVQNDHVKDCLVLIKEVDEKNRIIGELYTNEINKRKEKIYNKLDELKNSEKKIFIQIVKNVRNKYFVVLINGCIKGYLLYDENDEKDKQNVQLLQASKNATHKISAYIIEVNKKLEYVFLSLRKIPADEMNEKLRNLQHTIIVENLFENVYFKGEVSDFCNDGNNIIVNIFESKGNPIKVKIKSHNIINTRNILRNFDYLKNKVITHEFGLHNSAAVEETTEDRLPSHKMGQRRGEESGDAVHTGEGGPFDARYTKDITPQEKKAKGSIRQKDYTDKYKQFKQNFYGCNEEDALKYINVDDYIFKKEKLLYVRIVNKTSDPNLYEGSMVNADPINHQIYELIKKMSTDQNVIQNYNPMLRYPSKVLAFFNSYVILSTRVLSPEAAAVQESDPERGGDDKTSTSGTTGCNKINKEHVRDVITLIEKRYIDYENLKEGDIFFCRFDHLKTRNARNIFNLSNSTINKIFNSYFKREKDIMGLVGRRDDDSPRWDRNPSRGDGFNMGDRTKSPEQDKSPVQQIFEEIFFSKRDFYFMRGELHKDTEYRLNKNNIDKNFKLLKHICDTYYSGINKNYHHYPSIREEYILAYLGKDNYKLYRKIVADYFSSNEHSYKEFLQADCEAILTTVFDVAFENPNALTVQVVQNYNKELFRKISMLDINELNYMLKDLDKLKKKMYIYPCSYNNRIGRMNLILNNMKPIKKEHIENMNLREDVKNELLNVYKNFVFPDEYIKETIIKKKQAKCRENSKMQSIYILAEETINLYENSAKDVEPLSEEQIGVIRDHLLKKRRPVPGDMSENDSFRGDLFEPENSQIRRLLHMIKEDLEKQKKKNKLDEVDREYEEEQNSYTDATDLYKTYPELQEMDRLSEDAFHMKIPFVE, encoded by the exons ATGAAACCCCCCTGGGcagttttcctccttttactGCTGGCGCATTTTTTAACATGTACTAATGGGTTGAGAAAGAGGGTAGGGGGTGCCCCGTACGACTTCCTCCTGGGAAGTAGAAATAACAAACAAAACGAAACGTTGATACGAAGAAGGCACCAtgaggtaagaaaaaaaagtgtgcaaaaattaaaagacgTGAAGGATATGCATGTGGGACAGCTAAAAGTGGGGAGAGTCGCAAACGTTGTTGAAAACGAAATATTTgtgaaattgaaaaatgatGATAATGAGCAAATTATAATTAAGAGGGAGAATAACTACCTGCTCGAAAATGAACTGCTCTACGAATATTTATATAGGAACAATTTTATTGACCACGCAATGTATGCTAAACTGATGCGGAAGGTAACCCCCCAATGGAAAGACCAAGCCCCCTGTGTGCAAAATGACCATGTTAAAGACTGCCTTGTTCTCATAAAAGAAGTGgatgagaaaaatagaataatcGGAGAATTATACACAAACGAAataaacaaaaggaaagaaaaaatttacaacaaATTAGACGAATTGAAaaattcagaaaaaaaaattttcatccaaattgtaaaaaatgtaaggaataaatattttgtagTTTTAATAAATGGATGCATAAAGGGGTACCTGCTCTACGACGAAAATGATGAGAAGGACAAACAGAATGTGCAGCTCCTACAAGCGTCCAAAAATGCAACGCACAAAATAAGCGCATACATAATTGAAGTGAATAAAAAACTGGAATATGTCTTCTTAAGTTTACGAAAAATCCCCGCTGatgaaatgaatgaaaaattacGAAATTTACAACATACAATTATCGTGGAAAATTTATTCGAAAATGTCTACTTCAAAGGGGAGGTCTCCGATTTTTGTAACGACGGAAATAACATCATAgttaatatttttgaaaGCAAGGGTAACCCCattaaggtaaaaataaaatcccaTAATATTATCAACACGAGAAATATTTTGCGGAATTTTgattatttgaaaaataaagttatAACACATGAGTTTGGCCTGCACAATTCGGCTGCCGTGGAGGAGACCACCGAAGATCGTCTTCCCAGCCATAAAATGGGACAacgaaggggggaagaaagtgGGGATGCTGTCCACACGGGGGAAGGTGGCCCGTTCGATGCGCGCTACACAAAGGATATAACACcacaagagaaaaaagcaaaagggtCCATACGCCAGAAGGACTACACAGATAAGTATAAACAATTCAAGCAAAACTTCTACGGGTGCAATGAGGAAGATGCTCTCAAATACATCAACGTGGATgactacatttttaaaaaggaaaaactgctATACGTTCGAATTGTTAACAAAACATCGGACCCCAATTTGTACGAAGGGAGCATGGTTAACGCGGATCCTATTAACCACCAGATATATGagcttataaaaaaaatgtctacTGACCAGAACGTCATTCAAAATTACAACCCCATGTTGAGGTACCCCTCCAAGGTTCTCGCTTTCTTTAACAGTTATGTGATTCTCTCCACCAGGGTTTTGAGTCCTGAAGCGGCAGCAGTACAGGAAAGCGACCCTGAAAGAGGGGGGGATGATAAGACCTCTACCAGTGGCACCACCGGGTGTAACAAAATCAACAAGGAACACGTAAGAGACGTCATCACGCTGATCGAAAAGCGCTACATCGATTATGAAAATCTCAAAGAAggagacatttttttttgcagatttGATCACCTCAAAACGAGAAATGCACGCAACATTTTTAACCTCTCCAATAGTAcaattaacaaaattttcaattcgTACTTTAAGAGGGAAAAGGACATAATGGGGTTGGTCGGCCGGCGGGACGATGACTCCCCACGGTGGGATAGGAACCCGTCCAGAGGGGATGGATTCAATATGGGTGATCGCACCAAATCACCGGAGCAGGATAAATCCCCAGTGCAGCAAATCTtcgaagaaatatttttctccaagAGGGACTTCTACTTCATGAGGGGAGAACTGCACAAGGACACTGAATACCGCCTCAACAAAAACAACATAGACAAAAATTTCAAACTGCTAAAGCACATATGTGACACGTACTACTCAGGAATTAACAAGAATTACCATCACTACCCAAGTATACGCGAAGAATATATTTTGGCCTACCTGGGGAAGGACAATTACAAGCTGTACAGAAAAATTGTAGCCGATTATTTCTCATCGAATGAGCATTCCTACAAAGAATTCTTGCAAGCAGATTGTGAAGCCATTCTTACAACCGTCTTCGATGTGGCGTTTGAAAATCCCAACGCATTAACAGTCCAGGTGGTACAAAACTATAACAAAGAGCTATTTCGAAAAATCTCCATGCTAGACATAAACGAACTAAACTACATGCTGAAAGACCtagataaattaaaaaaaaaaatgtatatctACCCGTGTAGCTACAATAACAGAATTGGACGGATGAATCTGATTCTGAATAATATGAAGcccataaaaaaggaacacatcGAAAACATGAACCTTCGTGAAgacgtaaaaaatgaactgctAAAcgtttataaaaatttcgtCTTCCCTGATGAGTACATAAAAGAGACCAttataaagaagaaacaggCCAAGTGTCGGGAAAATAGCAAAATGCAATCCATATACATTTTGGCCGAGGAAACCATAAACCTTTATGAGAATTCTGCCAAGGATGTAGAACCACTCAGTGAGGAGCAAATTGGCGTCATCAGGGATCACCTTTTGAAGAAACGCAGGCCCGTCCCGGGTGACATGTCTGAAAATGACTCCTTCCGGGGGGACCTCTTCGAGCCTGAAAACAGCCAAATAAGGCGCCTCCTGCATATGATAAAAGA AGACCtggaaaagcagaagaagaaaaacaagcTGGACGAAGTGGACCGTGAGTATGAAGAAGAACAGAACAGTTACACCGATGCCACGGACCTCTACAAGACGTACCCAGAGCTCCAAGAAATGGACAGGCTCAGTGAGGACGCTTTTCATATGAAAATTCCCTTTGTGGAATGA
- a CDS encoding RAP protein has protein sequence MILRRSRTFFLTLQRRRAFSENKNYINNSYLNYVQGSQQNEDRKKEDSAHFGEKINQRNNQHMGEIFQNVKDARSYNSSKNEGYSAIKGKSASANFASGRETDPFSDMTDNQEGSNYTSATVDRDTTQVGRDEPSQKGKKGKHNDHGDDSAKKGKQYPSNSAKEEHINNDADDFENTLDEPNEATEFSHMGEKDQTRKPNCGGNPENGKNPEFAHEQQFSNNPNDASTKWAENDEDIPNIFEVDENLTEEEKKEKLKLIKLITEKLAGPLKTNNQDNPNNASEGEQNNGEDSIFADNRPIAIEVDGPSHFYANSNRYTTYTKLKHRILTKLGYNVIHISYIDWRKLRNKSEREEFILKKLKEKNDEFLDENDRIYYNERMNMIKEDYKKFMKEKKESSS, from the exons ATGATATTGAGAAGGAgtaggacattttttttaacactgCAAAGACGTCGAGCCTTTTCGGAAAATAAGAATTACATCAACAACAGTTACCTGAATTATGTGCAAGGAAGTCAACAAAATGaggatagaaaaaaagaggataGTGCCCATtttggtgaaaaaataaaccaaAGGAATAATCAGCATATGGGGGAAATCTTCCAAAATGTTAAAGACGCGCGATCATATAattcttcaaaaaatgaGGGTTATTCAGCCATCAAAGGGAAAAGTGCAAGTGCAAACTTTGCAAGTGGTAGAGAGACGGATCCCTTTTCCGACATGACTGACAACCAGGAGGGATCTAATTACACTAGTGCTACTGTGGACAGGGATACTACGCAAGTGGGAAGAGACGAACCATCCCAGAAAGGTAAAAAGGGTAAACATAATGATCACGGTGACGACTCtgcaaaaaagggcaaacaGTACCCCTCAAACAGCGCTAAAGAGGAACACATAAATAACGACGCAGACGATTTCGAAAATACACTCGATGAACCGAATGAAGCTACAGAGTTCTCTCACATGGGAGAAAAAGACCAAACCAGAAAACCCAATTGTGGGGGAAATCccgaaaatggaaaaaaccCTGAATTTGCGCATGAACAACAATTTAGTAACAACCCAAATGACGCCTCAACCAAATGGGCAGAAAATGATGAGGACATTCCGAACATTTTTGAGGTAGATGAAAAtttaacagaagaagaaaaaaaagaaaaattaaaactgaTCAAATTGATTACGGAAAAATTAGCTGGCCCTTTAAAAACCAACAATCAGGACAATCCCAACAATGCTTCCGAGGGGGAACAGAACAATGGTGAAGACTCTATCTTTGCTGATAATCGACCCATAGCAATAGAGGTTGATGGGCCTTCTCACTTTTACGCAAACAGTAACAGGTACACCACATACACGAAATTGAAGCATAGGATTCTGACCAAATTGG GCTACAACGTCATTCACATTAGCTACATCGACTGGCGCAAACTGCGGAACAAAAGCGAACGGGAGgaattcattttaaaaaagctcaaagaaaaaaacgacgaATTTTTGGACGAAAATGACAGGATATATTACAACGAGAGGATGAACATGATTAAGGAAGATTACAAAAAAttcatgaaggaaaaaaaggaaagtagcTCCTAA